A single Desulfovibrio aminophilus DNA region contains:
- the ilvN gene encoding acetolactate synthase small subunit, whose amino-acid sequence MRHILSVTVENEPGVLSRVAGLFSGRGFNIESLNVGPTLDPGVSHMTITTEGDELIIEQIIKQLRKLVMVIKVVDLTTLKAVQREMVLIKVSAEDSKRAEILRIVDIFRCKVVDVSVDELTIEITGDQEKISALISLLTRFGIKETARSGTVSLRRAMQLSS is encoded by the coding sequence ATGCGCCATATACTTTCCGTGACCGTGGAGAACGAGCCCGGCGTCCTGTCCCGGGTGGCCGGCCTGTTCAGCGGCCGCGGCTTCAACATCGAGTCCCTGAACGTCGGCCCCACCCTGGACCCCGGCGTTTCGCACATGACCATCACCACCGAGGGCGACGAGCTCATCATCGAGCAGATCATCAAACAGCTGCGCAAGCTGGTCATGGTCATCAAGGTGGTGGACCTGACCACCCTCAAGGCCGTGCAGCGCGAAATGGTTCTCATCAAGGTCAGCGCCGAGGACTCCAAGCGCGCCGAGATCCTGCGCATCGTGGACATCTTCCGCTGCAAGGTGGTGGATGTGAGCGTGGACGAGCTGACCATCGAGATCACCGGCGACCAGGAAAAGATCAGCGCCCTGATCAGCCTGTTGACCCGGTTCGGCATCAAGGAGACCGCCCGCTCGGGAACGGTATCCCTACGCCGCGCCATGCAACTGTCGAGCTGA
- the ilvC gene encoding ketol-acid reductoisomerase — protein MKVYYEKDADLKLLKNKTVAIIGYGSQGHAHAQNLRDSGVKVVVGQRPGGPNHALAKEHGFKPVSAAEAAKKADLIMILLPDQTQAQVFKQDILPNLKPGKAIAFGHGFNIHFNQIVAPDGVDVIMIAPKGPGHLVRRTFTEGGAVPALVAVHQDASGKALKLALAYAKGIGATRSGVIETTFREETETDLFGEQAVLCGGLTSLIQAGFETLVEAGYQPEMAYFECMHEMKLIVDLLYEGGMARMRYSISDTAEYGDYVSGPRVVGEESRKAMKTILKEIQDGTFARDFLVENQSGRAHFLAMRRLGAEHQIEKVGSDLRSMMGWLKKK, from the coding sequence ATGAAAGTGTATTACGAGAAGGATGCGGACCTGAAGCTGCTCAAGAACAAGACCGTGGCCATCATCGGCTACGGCAGCCAGGGCCATGCCCACGCCCAGAATCTGCGCGACTCGGGCGTCAAGGTCGTGGTGGGCCAGCGTCCCGGCGGCCCGAACCACGCCCTGGCCAAGGAGCACGGCTTCAAGCCCGTGAGCGCCGCCGAGGCCGCCAAGAAGGCCGACCTGATCATGATCCTCCTGCCGGACCAGACCCAGGCCCAGGTCTTCAAGCAGGACATCCTGCCCAACCTGAAGCCCGGCAAGGCCATCGCCTTCGGCCACGGCTTCAACATCCACTTCAATCAGATCGTGGCCCCCGACGGCGTGGACGTGATCATGATCGCGCCCAAGGGCCCGGGTCACCTCGTCCGCCGCACCTTCACCGAGGGCGGCGCGGTGCCCGCCCTGGTGGCCGTGCACCAGGACGCCTCGGGCAAGGCCCTGAAGCTGGCCCTGGCCTACGCCAAGGGCATCGGCGCCACCCGTTCCGGCGTCATCGAGACCACCTTCCGCGAGGAGACCGAGACCGACCTCTTCGGCGAGCAGGCCGTGCTCTGCGGCGGCCTCACCTCGCTCATCCAGGCCGGTTTCGAGACCCTGGTGGAGGCCGGCTACCAGCCCGAGATGGCCTACTTCGAGTGCATGCACGAGATGAAGCTCATCGTGGACCTGCTCTACGAGGGCGGCATGGCCCGCATGCGCTACTCCATCTCCGACACGGCCGAATACGGCGACTACGTGTCCGGTCCCCGGGTGGTGGGCGAGGAGAGCCGCAAGGCCATGAAGACCATCCTCAAGGAGATCCAGGACGGCACCTTCGCCCGCGACTTCCTGGTGGAGAACCAGTCCGGCCGGGCCCACTTCCTGGCCATGCGCCGCCTGGGCGCGGAGCACCAGATCGAAAAGGTCGGTTCGGACCTGCGCTCCATGATGGGCTGGCTGAAGAAGAAATAG
- the thiL gene encoding thiamine-phosphate kinase, with the protein MPLNSEDAFLARIEHHFPPGRPLALLERGDDCALLDVAGGLLATSDLFLEDVHFRRSYFAPEDIGHKALAVNLSDIAAMGGKALAFTLSLMVPPGPGEEFWDGVLAGMAALAKAHGVHLAGGDLSRAETVGLDICALGRPGPAGRVLARGGCRPGDALFVVGDLGLARAGLLILERDGLAAREQWPVCCAAHLRPEPRLAEGLALAESGLARGLMDVSDGLARDLPRLLGPDLGADLDLAAGDLHPELTALAGTLGQGPLELALRGGEDYALLGVAALGDLEAILKLLPGARAIGAVSERPGLRLNGVPVTVSGHDHFSAPAGAGLRLAPIGRVRSPLASRDQAPKCEDEDAPRAWIDLDPALLPALDGLEAGQKIQLLTWLHLADRSVLRVHPRGNRDVPKRGVLATRSPDRPNPIGLHEVTILEIKGASLLVDGLEAVDGTPVVDVKPALKKRGK; encoded by the coding sequence ATGCCCCTGAACTCGGAAGACGCCTTCCTGGCCCGCATCGAGCACCATTTTCCCCCGGGCCGCCCCCTGGCCCTCCTGGAACGCGGCGACGACTGCGCCCTCCTGGATGTCGCCGGGGGCCTGCTGGCCACCTCGGACCTCTTCCTGGAGGACGTGCACTTCCGGCGCTCGTACTTCGCGCCCGAAGACATCGGGCACAAGGCCCTGGCCGTGAACCTGAGCGACATCGCGGCCATGGGCGGCAAGGCCCTGGCCTTCACCCTCTCGCTCATGGTCCCGCCGGGCCCCGGCGAGGAGTTCTGGGACGGCGTGCTGGCGGGCATGGCGGCCCTGGCCAAGGCCCACGGCGTGCATCTGGCCGGAGGCGACCTGAGCCGGGCCGAGACCGTGGGCCTGGACATCTGCGCCCTGGGACGCCCCGGCCCCGCTGGCCGCGTGCTGGCGCGCGGGGGCTGCCGCCCCGGGGACGCGCTCTTCGTGGTCGGCGACCTGGGACTGGCCCGCGCCGGGCTGCTGATTCTGGAACGGGACGGCCTGGCGGCCAGGGAACAATGGCCGGTCTGCTGCGCCGCGCACCTGCGGCCCGAACCCCGGCTGGCCGAAGGCCTGGCCCTGGCGGAAAGCGGCCTGGCGCGCGGGCTCATGGACGTGTCCGACGGCCTGGCCCGTGACCTGCCTCGGCTCCTGGGGCCGGACCTGGGCGCGGACCTGGACCTCGCGGCCGGGGATCTGCACCCCGAATTGACGGCCCTGGCCGGGACCCTCGGCCAGGGCCCCCTGGAACTGGCCCTGCGCGGCGGCGAGGACTACGCCCTGCTGGGCGTGGCCGCGCTCGGCGACCTGGAGGCGATCCTGAAGCTGCTGCCCGGCGCGCGGGCCATCGGCGCGGTATCGGAGCGGCCGGGCCTGCGCCTGAACGGCGTGCCGGTGACCGTGTCCGGCCACGACCACTTCTCGGCCCCGGCCGGTGCGGGCCTGCGGCTCGCGCCCATCGGCCGGGTGCGCTCGCCCCTGGCCAGCCGCGATCAGGCTCCGAAGTGCGAGGACGAGGACGCGCCGCGCGCCTGGATCGACCTCGACCCGGCCCTGCTTCCGGCCCTGGACGGCCTGGAGGCCGGGCAAAAGATCCAACTCCTGACCTGGCTCCACTTGGCCGACCGGAGCGTGCTGCGGGTGCATCCCCGGGGCAACCGGGACGTGCCCAAGCGCGGCGTCCTGGCCACCCGTTCCCCGGACCGGCCGAACCCCATCGGCCTGCACGAGGTCACCATCCTGGAGATCAAGGGCGCGAGCCTGCTGGTGGACGGCCTGGAGGCCGTGGACGGCACTCCGGTGGTGGACGTGAAGCCCGCGCTCAAGAAGCGCGGGAAATAA
- a CDS encoding ATP-dependent helicase, which translates to MPIDFERDLNPEQLQAALHTDGPVLVIAGAGSGKTRTIVYRLARLVELGVPPEQILLLTFTRKAAQEMLSRAGALLNRPLTGTGGGTFHSFAYSVLRRHPELVGTTGGITLMDRGDSEDAIREVRDGLGLGKSDRSFPKRATVADCITKSRNKELPLKELLEREAYHLMPYLGDLEALAAGYESFKRGHGLADYDDLLFLLERALSEREQLRAELRARHRYIMVDEYQDTNLVQARIVRLLAGREGNVMAVGDDAQSIYAFRGANVANILDFPKDFPGARIIRLERNYRSTQPILDLTNHILDGAIQKFDKRLVAARRGGDRPLLVQPLSDQTQARQVLNTVIELARKHPLHEIAVLFRAGYQSFPLEAALSQMGLAYQKYGGIRFHEAAHVKDALAYLRLARNPADLLSWQRALAHIKGVGPKTATRIAQAILAGDEKFLDKKVKKHAELGGLLRDLDTLRRTAKTPAGALEQILAFYTPILVSQFPDDYPKRQAGLEQLLQIAAAYQDIDAFLADLSLDGEQQESRREDALVLSTVHSAKGLEWNAVLVIDLVQDRFPSKRALSRPEDLEEERRLLYVACTRARDELALFVPGSLYNRYNGVTEPAIPSPFVSELPEACFRRVQESYLGGVRPMSPPPVQRSAASEPARSAGPSAAPGELGRCKHKIFGPGKIVARLEDNKFRVNFPGFGLKVIVGDYLEML; encoded by the coding sequence ATGCCCATAGACTTCGAACGCGATCTCAACCCCGAACAGCTCCAGGCCGCGCTGCACACCGACGGCCCGGTGCTCGTCATCGCCGGGGCCGGTTCGGGCAAGACCCGGACCATCGTCTACCGCCTGGCCCGGCTCGTGGAGCTGGGCGTGCCGCCGGAGCAGATCCTGCTCCTGACCTTCACCCGCAAGGCCGCCCAGGAGATGCTCTCCCGGGCCGGGGCCCTGCTGAACCGGCCCCTGACCGGTACCGGCGGGGGCACCTTCCACTCCTTCGCCTACTCCGTGCTGCGCCGCCACCCCGAGCTGGTGGGGACCACGGGCGGCATCACGCTCATGGACCGGGGCGACTCCGAGGACGCCATCCGCGAGGTGCGCGACGGGCTCGGCCTGGGCAAGTCCGACCGCTCCTTTCCCAAGCGGGCCACGGTGGCGGACTGCATCACCAAGTCCCGCAACAAGGAGCTGCCGCTCAAGGAACTGCTGGAGCGCGAGGCCTACCACCTGATGCCCTACCTGGGCGACCTGGAGGCCCTGGCGGCGGGCTACGAAAGCTTCAAGCGCGGCCACGGGCTGGCGGACTACGACGACCTGCTCTTCCTCCTGGAACGGGCCCTGAGCGAACGGGAGCAGCTGCGCGCGGAACTGCGCGCCCGGCACCGCTACATCATGGTCGACGAGTACCAGGACACGAACCTGGTCCAGGCCCGCATCGTGCGCCTGCTGGCGGGCCGCGAGGGCAACGTCATGGCCGTGGGCGACGACGCCCAGTCCATCTACGCCTTCCGGGGGGCCAACGTAGCCAACATCCTGGACTTCCCCAAGGACTTCCCCGGGGCCAGGATCATCCGCCTGGAACGCAACTACCGCTCCACCCAGCCCATCCTGGACCTGACGAACCACATCCTGGACGGCGCGATCCAGAAATTCGACAAGCGCCTGGTGGCCGCGCGCCGGGGCGGCGACCGCCCCCTGCTCGTCCAGCCCCTGAGCGACCAGACCCAGGCCCGGCAGGTGCTCAACACGGTCATCGAGCTGGCCCGCAAGCATCCCCTGCACGAGATCGCCGTGCTCTTCCGCGCCGGGTACCAGTCCTTCCCCCTGGAGGCCGCGCTCTCCCAGATGGGCCTGGCCTACCAGAAGTACGGCGGCATCCGCTTCCACGAGGCCGCGCACGTCAAGGACGCCCTGGCCTACCTGCGGCTGGCCCGCAACCCGGCGGACCTGCTCTCCTGGCAGCGGGCCTTGGCCCACATCAAGGGCGTCGGCCCCAAGACCGCCACCCGCATCGCCCAGGCCATCCTGGCCGGGGACGAGAAGTTCCTCGACAAGAAGGTCAAGAAGCACGCCGAGCTGGGCGGGCTGCTGCGCGACCTGGACACCCTGCGCCGCACGGCCAAGACCCCGGCCGGGGCCCTGGAGCAGATCCTGGCCTTCTACACGCCCATCCTCGTGAGCCAGTTCCCGGACGACTACCCCAAGCGCCAGGCCGGACTGGAGCAGCTGCTCCAGATCGCGGCCGCCTACCAGGACATCGACGCCTTCCTGGCCGACCTGAGCCTGGACGGCGAGCAGCAGGAGTCCCGCCGCGAGGACGCCCTGGTGCTCTCCACCGTGCACTCGGCCAAGGGCCTGGAGTGGAACGCCGTGCTCGTCATCGATCTGGTCCAGGACCGCTTTCCCTCCAAGCGGGCCCTGTCCCGGCCCGAGGACCTGGAGGAGGAGCGCCGCCTGCTCTACGTGGCCTGCACCCGGGCCCGCGACGAACTGGCCCTGTTCGTGCCCGGCTCGCTCTACAACCGCTACAACGGCGTCACCGAACCGGCCATTCCCTCGCCCTTCGTCAGCGAACTGCCCGAGGCCTGCTTCCGGCGGGTCCAGGAGTCCTATCTCGGCGGCGTGCGTCCGATGTCTCCGCCGCCCGTCCAGCGCTCCGCGGCCTCCGAACCGGCTCGGTCCGCCGGTCCCTCGGCCGCGCCCGGCGAACTGGGCCGCTGCAAGCACAAGATCTTCGGCCCGGGCAAGATCGTGGCCCGCCTGGAGGACAACAAGTTCCGCGTGAACTTCCCCGGATTCGGGCTCAAGGTCATTGTGGGCGACTATCTGGAAATGCTATAG
- a CDS encoding alkaline phosphatase family protein — protein MLERSRLAVLGLDGLPLSLAARLAPRLPNLATLLPGAGSIRAELPELSPVNWTSLATGEGPEVHGVFGFTRLDPTSYELSIVDATHVACPTVFDRLGARGLTSRVVNLPNTYPARPLRGMLVAGFVARDLERAVFPPFLAGQLARRGYRLEADTTRGAADPEYLLAGLRATLASRRTALDLLWPDLAWDLFVFVLTETDRLFHFLWSAVAEESHPLHADCLALLVLWDELIGEFLERCAALPEPKRLLVLADHGFTGLRTEVDLNRWLAEAGLLRLLPPGRHGAEAEWEAARIAPESAALALDPGRIHLHARARFGRGRLSEADADRLAGEIREALLGLTFQGERVMEQVFFGRELYPGTGAAMTPPDLLCLARPGFDLKAKFNRDAVFGRFGRDGTHTAVDAFFRDSAGDRPERMRDAGRLILSHFGIHACP, from the coding sequence ATGCTGGAACGCTCCAGGCTGGCGGTCCTCGGACTGGACGGCCTGCCCCTGTCCCTGGCCGCGCGCCTGGCCCCCCGGCTGCCCAACCTGGCCACGCTGCTGCCCGGGGCCGGGAGCATCCGGGCCGAGCTGCCCGAGCTCTCGCCGGTGAACTGGACCTCCCTGGCCACGGGCGAGGGCCCGGAGGTCCACGGCGTGTTCGGCTTCACCCGCCTGGACCCGACCTCCTACGAACTGTCCATCGTGGACGCCACGCACGTGGCCTGCCCCACGGTCTTCGACCGCCTGGGCGCGCGCGGCCTGACGAGCCGGGTCGTCAACCTGCCCAACACCTACCCGGCCCGGCCCCTGCGCGGCATGCTCGTGGCCGGGTTCGTGGCCCGGGACCTGGAGCGGGCCGTGTTCCCGCCCTTCCTGGCCGGACAGCTGGCCCGCCGGGGCTACCGCCTGGAGGCCGACACCACCCGGGGCGCGGCCGATCCCGAGTATCTCCTGGCCGGGCTGCGGGCCACCCTGGCCTCGCGACGCACGGCCCTGGACCTGCTCTGGCCGGACCTGGCCTGGGACCTGTTCGTCTTCGTGCTCACCGAGACCGACCGGCTGTTCCACTTCCTCTGGTCCGCCGTGGCCGAGGAGTCCCACCCCCTGCACGCCGACTGTCTGGCCCTGCTCGTCCTCTGGGACGAGCTCATCGGCGAGTTTCTCGAACGCTGCGCGGCCCTGCCCGAGCCCAAGCGGCTCCTGGTCCTGGCCGACCACGGCTTCACCGGCCTGCGTACCGAGGTGGACCTGAACCGCTGGCTGGCCGAGGCCGGCCTGCTCCGGCTCCTGCCGCCCGGCAGGCACGGGGCCGAGGCCGAGTGGGAGGCCGCCCGGATCGCCCCGGAAAGCGCTGCCCTGGCCCTGGATCCCGGCCGCATCCACCTCCACGCGCGCGCCCGCTTCGGCCGGGGGCGGCTCTCGGAGGCGGACGCCGACCGGCTGGCCGGGGAAATCCGCGAAGCGCTCCTGGGCTTGACCTTCCAGGGCGAGCGGGTCATGGAACAGGTGTTTTTCGGACGCGAACTGTACCCTGGGACCGGCGCGGCCATGACCCCGCCGGACCTGCTCTGCCTGGCCCGGCCGGGCTTCGACCTGAAGGCCAAGTTCAACCGGGACGCCGTGTTCGGCCGCTTTGGCCGGGACGGGACGCACACGGCGGTCGACGCCTTCTTCCGCGACTCGGCCGGGGACCGGCCGGAGCGGATGCGCGACGCGGGCCGCCTCATCCTGAGCCACTTCGGAATCCACGCATGCCCATAG
- a CDS encoding DUF2156 domain-containing protein, which translates to MPLAFEPLSLDRQFDYGQLLAATPEVTSDYAFANIWGWAEHYGLEWAFSKGLVWIRQTRPNLVHWAPLGPWGDYQWAECKGVTEARTFTRVPESLARIWKDAFNRRIALTAARDHWDYVYSVPDLVALPGETYRKKREYLERFKNDNLWQYSCMTPDCVEEVLDMQADWFRWREEENEHSPALEAENHAITRVLQHMDRLTCLMGGTVRVEGRIVAYTVAECLSKDTLVIHFEKADTRFPGAYQAINQMFLEHAAKDFAFVNREQDLGEEGLRKAKLSYNPARFGKKYDVVLG; encoded by the coding sequence ATGCCCCTCGCGTTTGAACCGCTGAGTCTGGACCGACAGTTCGACTACGGCCAGCTCCTGGCCGCCACCCCGGAGGTCACCTCGGACTACGCCTTCGCCAACATCTGGGGCTGGGCCGAGCACTACGGCCTGGAATGGGCCTTTTCCAAGGGCCTGGTCTGGATCCGCCAGACCCGCCCGAACCTCGTCCACTGGGCCCCCCTGGGCCCCTGGGGCGACTACCAGTGGGCCGAATGCAAGGGCGTCACCGAGGCCCGGACCTTCACCCGCGTGCCCGAGTCCCTGGCCCGGATCTGGAAGGACGCCTTCAACCGCCGCATCGCCCTCACCGCCGCCCGCGACCACTGGGACTACGTCTACTCCGTGCCCGACCTCGTCGCCCTGCCCGGCGAGACCTACCGCAAGAAGCGCGAGTACCTGGAGCGGTTCAAGAACGACAACCTCTGGCAGTACAGCTGCATGACCCCGGACTGCGTGGAGGAGGTGCTCGACATGCAGGCCGACTGGTTCCGCTGGCGCGAGGAGGAGAACGAGCACTCCCCGGCCCTGGAGGCCGAGAACCACGCCATCACCCGCGTGCTCCAGCACATGGACCGGCTGACCTGCCTCATGGGCGGCACCGTGCGCGTGGAGGGCCGCATCGTGGCCTACACCGTGGCCGAGTGCCTGTCCAAGGACACCCTGGTGATCCACTTCGAGAAGGCCGATACCCGCTTCCCCGGGGCCTACCAGGCCATCAACCAGATGTTCCTGGAACACGCGGCCAAGGACTTCGCCTTCGTCAACCGTGAACAGGACCTGGGCGAAGAGGGCCTGCGCAAGGCCAAGCTGTCCTACAACCCGGCCCGCTTCGGCAAGAAGTACGACGTGGTGCTGGGCTGA
- a CDS encoding MATE family efflux transporter, producing MSVSRSPEGLDQSPYRTIWTLSWPQILMMVFNFLIGFVDVWTAGRINREVQASLGIITQSLFFFLIVATAVANAGVAAIGQSLGAGKRLRARRYVGLCLSLGLGMGGVLLLLGLPLKSLLLSALQVPAAIRPVTEYFLWVYLLLLPSYSLLLVLNAVFRARKQVFFPLYSMAVVTVLNTVGDLGLGLGWWGLPELGYKGLAWATFWSVTLGAAANVLALRKEGLLARNIFAPWRWVRRALPYLTKVSWPSVAMQVVWHSGYLVLYAITAALPRDSVASLAGMSAGIRVESLLFLPAFAFNMTAGILVGHSLGAGRFEEARSYGYRILFVGLVCIVAVALVVWQFLEPLAAFLAPDPAVQREAVSYLFWNLLAIPFTLTTMILSGAFNGAGATHFNMIIMGLATWFLRLPLAYVLGHLVMGRASGVWISMLVSQAAQSLVMLYVYAFKDWSCHGMIKHKHCKKEAAHAPRV from the coding sequence ATGAGCGTGAGCCGTTCCCCCGAGGGCCTGGACCAGTCGCCCTACCGCACCATCTGGACCCTGTCCTGGCCCCAGATCCTGATGATGGTCTTCAACTTCCTCATCGGCTTCGTGGACGTCTGGACCGCCGGACGCATCAACCGCGAGGTCCAGGCCTCCCTGGGGATCATCACCCAGTCGCTGTTCTTCTTCCTCATCGTGGCCACCGCCGTGGCCAACGCGGGCGTGGCCGCCATCGGCCAGTCCCTGGGCGCGGGCAAGCGGTTGCGCGCCCGGCGCTACGTGGGCCTGTGCCTCAGCCTGGGCCTGGGCATGGGCGGCGTCCTGCTGCTCCTGGGCCTGCCCCTGAAGAGCCTGCTCCTCTCGGCCCTGCAGGTGCCCGCCGCCATCCGGCCGGTCACGGAATACTTCCTCTGGGTCTATCTCCTGCTCCTGCCGTCCTACTCCCTGCTCCTCGTGCTCAACGCCGTGTTCCGCGCCCGCAAGCAGGTCTTCTTCCCGCTCTACTCCATGGCCGTGGTCACGGTACTGAACACTGTGGGCGACCTGGGCCTGGGCCTGGGCTGGTGGGGCCTGCCGGAGCTGGGCTACAAGGGCCTGGCCTGGGCCACGTTCTGGTCCGTGACCCTGGGCGCGGCCGCCAACGTGCTGGCCCTGCGCAAGGAGGGCCTGCTGGCCCGGAACATCTTCGCGCCCTGGCGCTGGGTGCGCCGGGCCCTGCCGTACCTCACCAAGGTCTCCTGGCCCTCGGTGGCCATGCAGGTGGTCTGGCACTCGGGCTATCTCGTGCTCTACGCCATCACCGCGGCCCTGCCCCGGGACAGCGTCGCGTCCCTGGCGGGCATGTCCGCCGGAATCCGCGTGGAGTCCCTGCTCTTCCTGCCCGCCTTCGCCTTCAACATGACCGCGGGCATCCTGGTGGGCCATTCCCTGGGCGCGGGCCGCTTCGAGGAGGCCCGCTCCTACGGCTACCGCATTCTGTTCGTGGGCCTGGTCTGCATCGTGGCCGTGGCCCTGGTGGTCTGGCAGTTCCTGGAGCCCCTGGCGGCCTTCCTGGCTCCGGACCCGGCGGTCCAGCGCGAGGCCGTGAGCTACCTGTTCTGGAACCTGCTGGCCATCCCGTTCACCCTGACCACCATGATCCTGTCCGGGGCCTTCAACGGCGCGGGCGCCACGCACTTCAACATGATCATCATGGGGTTGGCCACCTGGTTCCTGCGCCTGCCCCTGGCCTACGTGCTCGGCCACCTCGTCATGGGCCGCGCCTCGGGCGTCTGGATCTCCATGCTCGTCTCCCAGGCCGCGCAGTCCCTGGTCATGCTCTACGTCTACGCCTTCAAGGACTGGTCCTGCCACGGCATGATCAAACACAAACACTGCAAAAAGGAAGCAGCGCATGCCCCTCGCGTTTGA